The genomic window AAGCAACTGTTGCGGCGGGCTTAAAGAGCAGTTCCGCTTCGGCAATGCCGTAAAGCCTGTCCAGGAACATCAGCATTTCGCCACTCGGGGATGCGTAGTACACCGGAGAGCCGTAAACGACGGCGTCGGCAGTTTTTAAGATTTCCTTGGCTTCGTGAACCACGGCGTCGGTTTCTCCCTTCAGCACGCGACCACCCACAAAGAAGATTTCAGTCTCGATGCCTGCGGCCTTGAGTTCGCCAGCCACCAGGTTCAGAGCCGTATAAGTGCAGCCCTTTTCGCGACGGCTACCATTGAATAAAACGACCTTCATGATAAATTCCTTTGTTATGAAAAATGTTTCTTTA from Fibrobacter sp. UWB15 includes these protein-coding regions:
- a CDS encoding flavodoxin family protein, whose amino-acid sequence is MKVVLFNGSRREKGCTYTALNLVAGELKAAGIETEIFFVGGRVLKGETDAVVHEAKEILKTADAVVYGSPVYYASPSGEMLMFLDRLYGIAEAELLFKPAATVASARRAGTSATLDALNKYPAFAQQPMVASRYWNMVHGSSPEDVLKDEEGVQIMKELGRNMAWILKSIEAGKKAGVEQPVAEKKIFTNFIR